The sequence CGCCCAGTCCTTGGCATTCCATGATTGCGAAGTGTCCATGTCAAACCATTCCACACCCACGGTTTGCAGGCACACGTAATAAATGAAAATGGCTGCCAATATGCCCATGATCGAGAACTTTTTTGCCTCGTGGAATATCTCTGCGGAAGCATCGATGTGGCGATATAACTGATAGGTGCCTATCAGGCACAGCACGGTATACGTGACTTCCAGCGTGATGATGAACCAGTAGATCCGGTGATGGATCATCGGTGATTCAATGGCCCGGTACTTGATGGTTTCACTGGCGGTGGTGGTGTCCATACTCAGGATATGAGCGACGTAGGTGTAGTTTGAGTTGTAGTCGGTAAAGTTGTGGATCATCACCAGCACGCCAAAGAAGCTGATGTAAGCCATCAATATGACTTTGCTGTAACGAATGAGCTTGTCGGTTGTCAGGGTGTTCAAGGTATTGGCTCTCCATAGCGTTTGTCGATTATTCGACAGGCAGGCAGAGCTTATAATGCTGTTGTTTAACTGGCTTTGTTGTTCAATTTCAAGTTGTGTAAGGCATAACTAACGGGCAAGTGCGATAGCGCACTTGCCCGTATTTTTTTATCCGCGCCAGACTTGCGGGTTGACCAGATCCTGCGGACGTTCGCCGAGCAGGGCGCTGCGCAGGTTGGCCAGTGCACGATTGGCCATGGCTTCGCGGGTTTCATTCGTCGCCGAGCCGATGTGCGGCAGGGTCACGGCGTTACTCAACTGGAACAGCGGCGATTCGGCCAGCGGTTCTTTTTCGTAAACGTCGAGGCCGGCACCACGAATGCGCTTGGTTTGCAGGGCTTCGATCAGGGCCGGTTCATCGACCACCGGGCCACGCGATATGTTCACCAAAATGGCGTCGGGTTTCATCAGCGCCAGTTCACGGTGGCTGATCAGATGGCGGGTCTTGTCGCTGAGCGGCACCACCAGGCAGACGAAGTCGGCTTCGGCGAGCAGTTGATCGAGGCTGCGAAATTGCGCGCCGAGTTCCTGCTCCAGTTCGGTTTTGCGGCTGTTGCCACTGTAGATGATCGGCATGTTGAAGCCGAAGCGGCCACGGCGGGCGACGGCGGCGCCGATGTTGCCCATGCCGACAATGCCGAGGGTTTTGCCGTGGACGTCACAGCCGAACAAGGGCGCGCCGACGCTGGCTTGCCATTGGCCGGCCTTGGTCCAGGCATCGAGTTCGGCGACGCGGCGGGCGCTGCTCATGATCAGGGCGAAGGCGAGGTCGGCGGTGCTTTCGGTGAGCACATCCGGGGTGTTGGTGAGCATGATCCCGCGTTCGTTGAAGTAGGCGAGGTCGTAGTTGTCGTAGCCGACGGAGACACTTGAGACCACTTCGAGTTTTGTTGCGGTTTCGAGTTGGGCCTGGCCGAGTTTGCGGCCGACGCCGATGAGGCCGTGGGCGTGGGGCAGGGCTTCGTTGAATTGGGCGTTGATGTCGCCGTTTTTTGGGTTGGGGACGATGACGTCGAATTCTTGTTGCAGGCGTTCGATCATGGGCGGGGTGATGCGGCTGAAGGCCAGGACAGTTTTTTTCATCGTTTTTGGCTCTTGTTCGGGCTTGATACCAAGCACGCTAACATTTCTGGCTTGGGGTTGTCTTGGCGGCCTCTGGGCCGACCAGGTTTTGGGTGGTGTTGGGTGTATATCCGTTTTTTGGGTGATGGCGGCTTAGGGTTTCGCCCTTACGGCGACTCACTTTTTTGACAAACGCCTCAAAAAAGTAAGCAAAAAAACGCTTGCTCCTACGTGCGGCCCGCTCGCTGGGGCTCGGGGTTCCTTCGCTGCGGGATCGATCCGGGCGCAGCGTCTCCGGTTTGCTTCGCTGCACCTCCTCTCGCTGTGTTTGGCTGCGCCAAACGGTCGCTGCGCTCCCACGCCCGGATCAATCCCTCCACTCAGCCTTCCGACGTCGCCCGTGGATCAAGATCAAAAGCAGGCGAGCTGACACTCGGCCTATTGAGTGGTGAAGAGCGGGGCGTGGTCGGCTTTGGATTTGTGGTGGATTTGCCCCTCACCCCAGCCCTCTCCCGAGGGAGAGGGCTGGGGTGAGGGGCTTTTGATCTGTTTCAGAATCTGAGTTCGACTCGGTATTTCACGTCGGCGTAACTCTCCCAAACACCTCGGTCAGTCCCCTCTCCCTCCGGGAGAGGGTTAGGGTGAGGGGCTTTTGATCTGATTCAAAATCTGAATTCGACTCGGTATCGCACGTCGGCGTAGCTCACCCAAACACCTCGATCAGTCCCCTCTCCCTCTGGGAGAGGGCTAGGGTGAGGGGCTTTTAGCTTTGTGAAGGGGATTGGGAGATTTCGTGGTTATCCAGCACGCGATTCACCGCCAGTTCGGCGAGCATGATGATCTGCTGAATCGCCAGAATCGTGCGCCGTTGCGGCAGGTCGATGTAGGCGGCGATGTCGCTGGTCATGAGGCTGGCCTGTGCCAGTGATTCGCAGGCGTGGACCAGCAGGCTTTCGCTGTCCTGATCAGGGGCGACCTGGAACATGGTGCTGGGTTTGTGGAAGCGCAGGGTCAGTGCGTTGGGTTTGAGGTAGTGGTCGAGGGCGCGGTCGGCGGCTTCGTGGAATTTCTTTGAGCCGGGAAATTCGTAAGGAGTGGTGTTCTCCGCTTCGGGCGGATTGGGCGTTGGTTTGAACATAGGAAACATACTCGTGGCAAGTTGAGTTGAAGCTGCCACTTTTCGTTTTCCAGGCGAAAGGGTGGCAGCTGTACGCAGACTGGAAAAACCGGTCAACTTGCCAAAACCGGCAGGCCCAAGGGCCTCCCGCGTACAGCCGCCATAACATTGCGAGCAGAAAAAGCGCCGCAGTATGCCATGAGCTTTGGTAGTTGAAATCGGGTTTTCCAGACCCGGTCGCTGATGCGTCAGCGACACCCAAATCCTAGCCAGCGCACTTCCGACGGACAACCGTCAAAACCTGTCGGAAACATCCGCAGATTCCTGGTTTTCGTAGGAGTTGTTGTAGGTGTGGATTGCTTGATTTTTAAACAGAAAGTCCCTCGGTCGCAGGCTGTGGCTGATCTGCGCGAATATGACGTTCTGTTTAAAGTCAGCCCGATGGCCGCAGCCGAACTTACGTCCTGTCCGCTGGATGGGAAGACACGCGCTTGGCTTTTGTTTTGCGGTGAATTTACCCCTCACCCCAGCCCTCTCCCGAGGGAGAGGGAGCCGATTTTTGGGCATTTCAAAATCTGAGTTCAACACGGTATCGCACGTCGGTGTAGCCCTGCCAAACACCTTGATCAGTCCCCTCTCCCTCCGGGAGAGGGTTAGGGTGAGGGGCTTTTAGCTTTGTGAAGGGGATTGGGAGATTTCGTGGTTATCCAGCACTCGATTCACCGCCAGTTCAGCCAGCATGATGATCTGCTGAATCGCCAGAATCGTCCGCCGTTGCGGCAGGTCGATGTAGGCGGCGATGTCGCTGGTCATGAGGCTGGCCTGGGCCAGTGATTCGCAGGCGTGGACCAGCAGGCTTTCGCTGTCCTGATCGGGGGCGACCTGGAACATGGTGCTGGATTTGTGGAAGCGCAGGGTGAGCGCGTTGGGTTTGAGGTAGTGGTCGAGGGCGCGTTCGGCGGCTTCGTGAAATTTCTTCGAGCCGGGGAATTCGTAGGGGGTGGTGTTCTCCGCTTCGGGCGGATTAGGCGTTGGTTTGATCATGGTGAAACTCCATTCGGGATGTGGAGTTCGTCACACACTGCGACCAAGCAGTAGGGTGGCGAACTGTACGCGGGTTGGTCGACCAGGGAATGGAAACCCGGCAGGGCCAAAGCCCTCCCACGCACAGTTCGCCATTAAGCAAGCTGAAAAAGTGCGCCATTCTAAACCCGGACGACCAAGTCCGGTCGCTGATTCGTCAGCGACACCCAAATCCTAGCCACCGCACTTCCGACGGACAACCTGCAAAACCTGTCGGAAACATCCGCGAAATCCCTGTTTTTGTAGGCTCTGCCGTAGGCCGCGATCTGTTGATTTTTAAACAGCAAGATCAAAAGATCGCAGCCTGCGGCAGCTCCTGGAGGTGAGGCGTTTTGTTTAGGAGACAGTTGGGGCGATGAAGAGAGCCGTGGGTCAAAAGTCTGCGCGGCGAAGAGGGTCAGCTTTTGCTCTTCTGCCACAGGCCGCGGCAGATTCAGAGCGAAATACTGTCCCGCCCTTTGATGGAGAACGTACCACCATTGACCTCCAGCTCCTTACCTTCAGCGCCAGCAGATTTGAACTGAAAGCTCCCCTTGTACAGTTCTTGATCATGATCAAAACTCAAGGTGATGGAGCCTGTATCAGCACTGTAGGTTTCAAAGCGGATATGGGTCTCCACTTGCCATATCTTCCAAAAAGTCGCACAGACCTTTTTATCTTCGAAGTTATAGGTGCCGCTCGAGATGTCGGGTGGGAACACTATTTCAATGCCGCGCTCGATTTCGTTTCTATTTGCATCGGTAGTGAGCTGTACCGTGTTTAAAGACAAGTGCAGTTTGTTGTCGGTGGTGTAGTGGTCATAGGCGAAGCCTGAGTTTTGCGAGGTGAAGTCCAGATCACCCGATATGCGGGCCGTCATACGACCGATGCTGGGAGAGGTTTTGATAATGGGAAACTGATGCCTGGTGAACATGATGAACTCCTTGGCGTTGATCGTTCCGTGAACCAGACAAGGTCTGGCGACGTTTTCAAGCTAGGAGTGGGGGGGAACACTGTCAACTGTCAGAGTTGACAGTTGACAGTAGAGGAGAATTGAACGTCAGAGGGACTGCCAACGCCAATTGCCCCGGTTCAGTAACGTCGGCAGAACGCTACATTCAGTTGGCGACACGCACGCCGGCGAGGCTGCCACTCAACTCATACGCCGCCAATTCCGCCTGATGCGCCGCGAGAATTTCCGGCAACGACCCACGCAAATACTCAACCCACGTCTTGATCTTCGCATCCAGATATTGCCGCGACGGGTAGATCGCATACAGGTTCAGCTCTTGCGAGCGGTAGTTCGGCATGACCCGCACCAGTGTGCCGTTGCGCAAGCCTTCGATCGCCGCATACACCGGCAACACGCCAACGCCCATGCCGCTGGTGATCGCGGTTTTCATCGCGTCGGCGGAGTTCACCAGAAACGGTGAGCTGTTGATGGTGACCATTTCCTGGCCTTCCGGGCCGTCGAAGGCCCATTTTTCCAGGGGAATTACCGGGCTGACCAGGCGCAGGCAGGCGTGGTTGAGCAGGTCGCTGGGCTTTTGCGCGGCACCGTTGGCTTTCACGTAGGCCGGCGAGGCGCAGACGATGCTGTAGGTGATGCCCAGCCGTTGCGAGACGAAACCCGAGTCCGGCAATTCGCTGGCGAGCACGATGGACACGTCGTAGCCCTCGTCGAGCAGGTCCGGCACGCGGTTGGCCAGGGTCAGGTCGAAGGTGACGTCGGGGTGAGTCTTGCGGTAGCGGGCGATGGCGTCGATAACGAAGTGCTGGCCGATGCCGGTCATGGTGTGCACTTTCAATTGCCCGGCCGGGCGCGCGTGGGCGTCGCTGGCTTCGGCTTCGGCCTCTTCGACGTAGGCCAGAATCTGTTCGCAGCGCAGCAGGTAGCGTTTGCCCGCTTCGGTCAGGGCGATGCGCCGCGTGGTGCGGTTGAGCAAGCGGGTTTGCAGGTGGGCTTCCAGGTTGGAGACCGCGCGCGAGACGTTGGCGGTGGTGGTGTCGAGCTGCACGGCAGCGGCGGTGAAGCTGCCGGCTTCGGCGACACAACTGAAGGCGCGCATGTTTTGCAAAGTGTCCATGGGGTGCTCTCAAGGGAGATGGCAAATTGTGACACGAAGTTTCGGGGGCGAGACCCCCGACCAAGGGATTATCTCGTTAACCGTAACAAAGATTCACAGAATTCCCAGCTTATCGCCATTGAGGGCGCCCCCTAGAATTGCGCCGATCCCGGTAGGAGCTGCCGAAGGCTGCGATCTTTTGATTTTGTTTTAAGGGAATCAAGATCAAAAGATCGCAGCCTGCGGCAGCTCCTGCACGGGTCCTCGATCTACCCCTCTCTCAGGAATTCGCAGCTGTGCCGCGTCGCATCAACAGAGCGCTTTTGCCGCTCAGTGTTCTGGCTTTTACCCTGGGTCTTGGCGGCTGCATCTCAACCGAAGGAATTGCCCCGCAGGGCAAGGCATTGGAAGCCAATTCACTGGCCACCGACGACGCCATCGCCCATGCCGCCCGTGACGCCAATTGGCCCACCGCGCAATGGTGGCAAGCCTACGGTGACCCGCAACTCAATCGCTGGATCGACCTCGCCGTGCAAGGCAGTCCGACCATGGCCATGGCTGCTGCGCGAGTGCGTCAAGCCAAAGCCATGGCCGGCGTCGCCGAATCCGCCGAGTCATTGCAGATCAATGGCGAGTCAACGATCAAGCGGCACAACTGGCCGACCGATCAGTTCTACGGTCCGGGCGAGCTGGCCAACACCACGACCTGGGACAACAACGCCGCGCTCGGTTTCAGCTACGCGCTCGACCTCTGGGGCCGTGAAAGCAATGCCAGCGAACGTGCGGTGGACCTTGCGCACATGAGCGCGGCCGAGGCGCGATTGGCGCAGCTTGAATTGCAGAACAACATCGTTCGCGCCTACATCGAACTGTCGCTGCATTACGCCCAGCGCGACATCGTCGCGGCGACGCTCAAGCAGCAACAGCAGATTCTCGATCTGGCACAGAAGCGTTTGAATGGTGGCATCGGCACACACTTCGAAGTCAGTCAGGCCGAAACGCCGTTGCCGGAAACCCATCGGCAAATCGATGCGCTGGATGAAGAGATCGCCCTGAGTCGCAATCAACTTGCCGCGCTGGCGGGTAAAGGGCCGGGGGCGGGCGCGCAGTTGCAGCGCCCGACATTGTCCCTCGGTGCTGCGCTGAAACTGCCGTCGGCATTGCCCGCCGAACTGCTCGGCCAGCGTCCGGATGTGGTTGCCAGTCGCTGGCAGGTCGCGGCGCAGGCGCGTGGTATCGATGTGGCGCACGCCGGTTTTTACCCCAACGTCGATCTGGTCGGCAGTCTCGGTTACATGGCCACCGGCGGTGGCGCGCTGGAGTTTTTGACCGGCAAGAAACTCAACTACAACGTCGGTCCGGCGATCTCTTTGCCGATCTTCGACGGTGGCCGACTGCGTGCCGAACTCGGTGAAGCCTCCGCCGGTTACGACATCGCTGTGGCGCATTACAACCAGACGCTGGTGAATGCGCTGAAGAATATCTCCGACCAGTTGATCCGCCGCGAGTCGATGGACAAGCAGCAAGGTTTTGCCGCCGAGTCGGTGGCCACGGCGCAGAAGACTTACGACATCGCGATGATCGCGTATCAGCGCGGCCTCACCGATTACCTCAACGTGCTCAATGCGCAGACGTTGCTGTTCAAGCAACAGCAAGTTCAGCAGCAGGTGCAGGCGGCGCGGTTGAGTGCGCATGCCGAGTTGGTGACTGCGCTGGGTGGTGGCCTCGGTGCCGGCAACGATGTGCCGGCGGCCGAGAAAACCCAGGCACCGAAAACCCCGGCACTCCTGCATTGAACACACAACCCATTGTAGGAGTGAGCCTGCTCGCGATGAGGGCCTGTCAGTCTGCATTTATGTTGGCTGACACACCGCTATCGCGAGCAGGCTCACTCCTACAGGGACCGCGTCTTGCCTGAATCCATGAGCACAATTAAATGACTCCCTTGCCCGCACCGCTGCGCTGGCTCTACTCCCTGGAATGGCGCCGTGGTTTCTTCGACTGGGCGCGCAGCGATGGCGTGACCTGGGTCTACATCTTCAAGGTGTTGATCGCCGCTTTCCTCACGCTGTGGCTGGCCATGCGCCTGGAACTGCCGCAACCGCGCACGGCGATGATCACCGTGTTCATCGTCATGCAGCCGCAGAGCGGCCAGGTGTTTGCCAAGAGTTTCTATCGCTTCCTCGGGACGCTGGCCGGGTCGGCGATGATGGTCACGCTGATCGCGTTGTTTGCGCAGAACACCGAACTGTTCCTTGGCTCGCTGGCGATCTGGGTCGGCATCTGCTCGGCCGGAGCCGCGCGTTGCCGCAACTTCCGTGCTTACGGTTTTGTCCTCGCAGGCTATACCGCCGCGATGGTCGGGCTGCCGGCGCTGGCGCACCCGGACGGCGCATTTATGGCAGCGGTGTGGCGGGTGCTGGAAATCTCGCTGGGGATTCTCTGCTCGACCCTGATCAGCGCCGCGATCCTGCCGCAAACCGCCAGCGCCGCCATGCGCAATGCCTTGTATCAGCGATTCGGTGTGTTCGCTTTATTCGTCACCGATGGCCTGCGCGGGCGCAGCAAAGCCGAGTCTTTCGAGGCGAGCAACGTGCGTTTTATCGCCGAAGCCGTGGGCCTCGAAGGCTTGCGCAGTGTCACCGTGTTTGAAGACCCGCACATGCGTCGGCGCAACGGTCGCCTGAGCCGTTTGAACAGCGAATTCATGGGCATCACCACGCGGTTCAACGCTTTGCATCAGTTGCTTGAACGCTTGCGTGGCAATGGCGAAGAACATGTGGTCGCGGCGATCAGACCGGGCCTGCAGGATCTCGCCGAAGTGCTCGACGGCTTCAGTGGTCGCGCCCTGACCAGCCCCGATGCCGCGCGCTTGGCGACAGCGCTTGCGAGCTACAAGGAAGGCCTGCCGGCACGCGTGCGCAGCCTGCGCGCTATCTTCCAGGAGAGCGAGCCGAGCGACGCCGAGCAACTGGATTTCCACACCGCGTACGAATTGCTCTATCGCTTCGTCGACGACTTGCACAGTTATGCACAGACCCACGCATCCTTGGCCGATCACCGCCACGAGCGCGAGCGCTGGGACGAGCCGTTCACCCCGCAAACCAACTGGTGGGCAGCTGCTGCATCGGGCATTCGCGCCTCGTTCATCCTCGTTGTATTGGGCAGTTACTGGGTCGCGACAGCGTGGCCAAGCGGCGCGACGATGACCCTGATCGCCGCCGCCACCGTAGGCCTCTCCGCCGCCACACCGAACCCGAAACGCATGGCCTTTCAGATGGCGTGCGGGACCTTCCTCGGTGCGCTGATCGGCTTCGTCGAGATGTTTTTCATCTTCCCGTGGATCGATGGTTTTCCGCTGCTGTGCGTGATGCTCGCGCCGGTGATCGTCCTCGGCTCGTTCCTCACGTCGCGCCCGCAATACGCCGGGGTCGGCCTCGGTCTGCTGATCTTCTTCAGCACCGGTTCGGTGCCGGACAACCTGACCATTTACAACCCTTACACCTTTATCAACGACTACATCGCCATGGTCATGGGCATGCTGGTCTGTGCCGCTGCCGGGGCGATTATTCTGCCGCCGAACAGTCGCTGGTTGTGGAAGCGCCTGGAGCAGGATCTGCGTGGTCAAGTGGTCTATGCGATCAGCGGCAAACTCAAAGGTCTGGCCTCGAGTTTCGAGAGCCGTACCCGCGATTTGCTGCACCAGGCCTACGGTCTCGCGGCCGGTCAACCGAAGGTGCAGAAGAACCTGCTGCGCTGGATGTTCGTGGTACTGGAAGTCGGCCACGCGATCATCGAGTTGCGCAAGGAGCAGGCGATCCTGCCGGTGCACCCGGCCTATGCCGAATCGCAGCCGTGGCGCCAGGCAATCCGCGTGATGGGCCGCGCGCTGGTGCGACTGTTTCTGCAACCGAACTCCAGCAATCTCGAACGCGCACTGGTCGCGGTCGACCATGCGATCAGTCGCGTAGCGGCCACTGACGAACCGTTCGCCCCACACTTCGACACCTCGGCGTTGCGCCGGGTGAAGAGCTATCTGCACTTCATCCGTACCTCGCTGCTCGACCCGCAATCACCGCTTGCTGCCTACGCCATCGCCAAGCCGGAAGGACTTGCCCATGCCTCGTGAAATCGCCTTCCACGGCGTGTACATGCCGACCATGACTTTGATGTTTTTCATCGCTGCGGCGCTGGCCTGGGCGGTGGACCGGTTCCTGTCCGGGTTCGACCTGTACCGCTTTTTCTGGCACCCGGCGCTGCTGCGTCTGAGTCTGTTTACCTGTCTGTTCGGCGCCATGGCGCTGACTGTCTACCGTTGAGACTATCTTGATGAAAAAGTTTTTCAGCCTGCTCGCGACCCTGCTGGTGCTGGCCCTGGCGTTGTGGATCGGCCGCACGTTGTGGGAGCACTACATGAACACGCCGTGGACCCGTGATGGCCGCGTGCGCGCCGACATCATCAATGTCGCCGCCGACGTTACCGGTGAAGTCATCGATGTGCCGGTGCGCGACAACCAACTGGTGAAGAAGGGTGATTTGCTTATGCAGATCGACCCAGAGCACTACCGCATCGCGGTCAAGCAGGCGCAGTCGCTGGTCGCTTCGCGCAAGTCGACCTGGGAGATGCGCAAGGTCAACGCCCACCGCCGCGCCGACCTCGACAACCTGGTGATCTCCAAGGAAAACCGCGATGACGCCAGCAACATCGCCGACGCCGCGCTGGCCGATTACCAACACGCCCAAGCGCAACTGGAAGCCGCTGAACTCAACCTCAAACGCACCGAAGTGCGCGCGGCGGTCGACGGTTATGTGACCAACCTCAACGTGCATCGCGGTGACTACGCACGCATCGGCGAGGCGAAAATGGCCGTGGTCGACATGAACTCGTTCTGGGTTTACGGCTTCTTCGAAGAGACCAAACTGCCCCACGTCAAAGTCGGTGACAAAGCCGACATGCAGTTGATGAGCGGCGAAGTGCTCAAGGGCCATGTGGAAAGCATTTCGCGCGGTATCTATGACCGCGATAACCCGGAAAGCCGCGAGCTGATTGCCGATGTGAACCCGACCTTCAACTGGGTGCGCCTGGCGCAACGGGTGCCGGTGCGCATTCATATTGATGAAGTGCCGGAAGGTGTGCTGCTGGCGGCGGGGATTACCTGCACGGTGGTGGTGAATCAGAGCGCAGTGGACAACTGACAGACCGTGTCGCTCCTTTCGCGAGCAGGCTCGCTCCCACAGAGGTCATGCATTTCAAATGTGGGAGCGAGCCTGCTCGCGAATGGGGCGACTCGGTATTTCCAGACTGATAACGAGCAATCACTCAGCGCAAAACGTCTCCTGCAAATGCAGCCAGAACACTCGCCCGGATTCGAGTTTTTCAAACACCACCGTCGAGCGCCGATCCGTGTGCACACCGCTCGCGTCGGTCTGCTGCTCGCGGTAACTCACGGTCGCGCCGCGCTGATGCAGGGCAATCACGCGTAACTCACTGAGCTGGATTCTGAAGCCTTTCTTCTGCCCGCCTGCGGCTCGGAACAGCAGGCGCAAGGCATCGACATCCAGTGTTCGGCCCAACGGCGTCACCATGGTAAAACGCGGTGAAAAACGCGCCAGCAATCGCTGCAGCGCGGCGTCATCTTCTTCTACGGCAAACCATCGTTCGATGGCTTCGTGCGCCTGGATCACTTCGTCCAGGTAGGGCGTGGCGTCATTCATGCAGTTTTTTCCTCAAGGGCAGGTGGGTTCAATAGCGCGAGCACGTGGGTCGAGTCAAAACGCAGGACGGCGACCATTGGCAACAGGGTCAGCAGCGCGGCGGCGATAAAGCAGGCACTGAAACCGTCACCACCCAACGCGCCCAGCAGTGAGCTGAGCAGCGCCGCCGCGAGGCAGAAACCGAGTTGGCGATTGATGTTCCACAGGGCACTGGAGTGGCCCATTTTTTCTGGCGTAATGCCGACGAACGCCAAGCTCTGCGCGGTGACGCTGCACAGGCTGCCGCCCAACCCCATAAGGGCGTAGGCGATGATCAGCGGCGTGCTGGCCGGTTGTTCGATGCGCATTAGCAAAACGATGCCGACGCATTGCAGGAGCATGCCGGCGCTGAGCAATGGCTTGGGGCCGATGCGGTTGAAACTGCGTTTGCCAAGCATGATCCCCACGCCCGAACCGACGGCCCACGGCAGCATCAATGCGCCGGTCTGCGCCGCGCCGACACCGAGGGTATGCAGGTACAACACGGCAATCATGTGGGTGCCGGTGAACACCCCGGGCACACACAAGTAGATCAACATCGCCAGACGCAGCGACGGGTGCTTGATCAGTTGCAGGTCGAGGATCGCGCCGGGTTTGCGCCAGCCATCGCGCAGGTAAAAGCCCAGGATCAGGAGGCTGAGTATCAGCACAATGATGCCGAGTGCTCGGGTGCTGGCGTCGCTTACCAGGCTGACGGCGATCAACAACAAACTCAGTGCCGACGCCGCCAGCAACAGGCCACGGGCGTCCAGCGTCGGGCGCTCATGCAAGGGCTGATCGGCTTTCAACCAGAGCAGGCCGAGCCCGAATGCGAGCAGTGTCAGCGGCAGATTCAGGTAGAAAATCCAGCGCCACGACAGCGCCTGAACGATCAGTCCGCCGGC comes from Pseudomonas sp. RU47 and encodes:
- a CDS encoding DUF2165 family protein produces the protein MNTLTTDKLIRYSKVILMAYISFFGVLVMIHNFTDYNSNYTYVAHILSMDTTTASETIKYRAIESPMIHHRIYWFIITLEVTYTVLCLIGTYQLYRHIDASAEIFHEAKKFSIMGILAAIFIYYVCLQTVGVEWFDMDTSQSWNAKDWARHIVDFIFPVMIYITLKVER
- a CDS encoding 2-hydroxyacid dehydrogenase, producing MKKTVLAFSRITPPMIERLQQEFDVIVPNPKNGDINAQFNEALPHAHGLIGVGRKLGQAQLETATKLEVVSSVSVGYDNYDLAYFNERGIMLTNTPDVLTESTADLAFALIMSSARRVAELDAWTKAGQWQASVGAPLFGCDVHGKTLGIVGMGNIGAAVARRGRFGFNMPIIYSGNSRKTELEQELGAQFRSLDQLLAEADFVCLVVPLSDKTRHLISHRELALMKPDAILVNISRGPVVDEPALIEALQTKRIRGAGLDVYEKEPLAESPLFQLSNAVTLPHIGSATNETREAMANRALANLRSALLGERPQDLVNPQVWRG
- a CDS encoding DUF6124 family protein; its protein translation is MFKPTPNPPEAENTTPYEFPGSKKFHEAADRALDHYLKPNALTLRFHKPSTMFQVAPDQDSESLLVHACESLAQASLMTSDIAAYIDLPQRRTILAIQQIIMLAELAVNRVLDNHEISQSPSQS
- a CDS encoding DUF6124 family protein, which encodes MIKPTPNPPEAENTTPYEFPGSKKFHEAAERALDHYLKPNALTLRFHKSSTMFQVAPDQDSESLLVHACESLAQASLMTSDIAAYIDLPQRRTILAIQQIIMLAELAVNRVLDNHEISQSPSQS
- a CDS encoding LysR family transcriptional regulator produces the protein MDTLQNMRAFSCVAEAGSFTAAAVQLDTTTANVSRAVSNLEAHLQTRLLNRTTRRIALTEAGKRYLLRCEQILAYVEEAEAEASDAHARPAGQLKVHTMTGIGQHFVIDAIARYRKTHPDVTFDLTLANRVPDLLDEGYDVSIVLASELPDSGFVSQRLGITYSIVCASPAYVKANGAAQKPSDLLNHACLRLVSPVIPLEKWAFDGPEGQEMVTINSSPFLVNSADAMKTAITSGMGVGVLPVYAAIEGLRNGTLVRVMPNYRSQELNLYAIYPSRQYLDAKIKTWVEYLRGSLPEILAAHQAELAAYELSGSLAGVRVAN
- a CDS encoding efflux transporter outer membrane subunit; the encoded protein is MPRRINRALLPLSVLAFTLGLGGCISTEGIAPQGKALEANSLATDDAIAHAARDANWPTAQWWQAYGDPQLNRWIDLAVQGSPTMAMAAARVRQAKAMAGVAESAESLQINGESTIKRHNWPTDQFYGPGELANTTTWDNNAALGFSYALDLWGRESNASERAVDLAHMSAAEARLAQLELQNNIVRAYIELSLHYAQRDIVAATLKQQQQILDLAQKRLNGGIGTHFEVSQAETPLPETHRQIDALDEEIALSRNQLAALAGKGPGAGAQLQRPTLSLGAALKLPSALPAELLGQRPDVVASRWQVAAQARGIDVAHAGFYPNVDLVGSLGYMATGGGALEFLTGKKLNYNVGPAISLPIFDGGRLRAELGEASAGYDIAVAHYNQTLVNALKNISDQLIRRESMDKQQGFAAESVATAQKTYDIAMIAYQRGLTDYLNVLNAQTLLFKQQQVQQQVQAARLSAHAELVTALGGGLGAGNDVPAAEKTQAPKTPALLH
- a CDS encoding FUSC family protein, whose protein sequence is MTPLPAPLRWLYSLEWRRGFFDWARSDGVTWVYIFKVLIAAFLTLWLAMRLELPQPRTAMITVFIVMQPQSGQVFAKSFYRFLGTLAGSAMMVTLIALFAQNTELFLGSLAIWVGICSAGAARCRNFRAYGFVLAGYTAAMVGLPALAHPDGAFMAAVWRVLEISLGILCSTLISAAILPQTASAAMRNALYQRFGVFALFVTDGLRGRSKAESFEASNVRFIAEAVGLEGLRSVTVFEDPHMRRRNGRLSRLNSEFMGITTRFNALHQLLERLRGNGEEHVVAAIRPGLQDLAEVLDGFSGRALTSPDAARLATALASYKEGLPARVRSLRAIFQESEPSDAEQLDFHTAYELLYRFVDDLHSYAQTHASLADHRHERERWDEPFTPQTNWWAAAASGIRASFILVVLGSYWVATAWPSGATMTLIAAATVGLSAATPNPKRMAFQMACGTFLGALIGFVEMFFIFPWIDGFPLLCVMLAPVIVLGSFLTSRPQYAGVGLGLLIFFSTGSVPDNLTIYNPYTFINDYIAMVMGMLVCAAAGAIILPPNSRWLWKRLEQDLRGQVVYAISGKLKGLASSFESRTRDLLHQAYGLAAGQPKVQKNLLRWMFVVLEVGHAIIELRKEQAILPVHPAYAESQPWRQAIRVMGRALVRLFLQPNSSNLERALVAVDHAISRVAATDEPFAPHFDTSALRRVKSYLHFIRTSLLDPQSPLAAYAIAKPEGLAHAS
- a CDS encoding DUF1656 domain-containing protein — translated: MPREIAFHGVYMPTMTLMFFIAAALAWAVDRFLSGFDLYRFFWHPALLRLSLFTCLFGAMALTVYR
- a CDS encoding efflux RND transporter periplasmic adaptor subunit — protein: MKKFFSLLATLLVLALALWIGRTLWEHYMNTPWTRDGRVRADIINVAADVTGEVIDVPVRDNQLVKKGDLLMQIDPEHYRIAVKQAQSLVASRKSTWEMRKVNAHRRADLDNLVISKENRDDASNIADAALADYQHAQAQLEAAELNLKRTEVRAAVDGYVTNLNVHRGDYARIGEAKMAVVDMNSFWVYGFFEETKLPHVKVGDKADMQLMSGEVLKGHVESISRGIYDRDNPESRELIADVNPTFNWVRLAQRVPVRIHIDEVPEGVLLAAGITCTVVVNQSAVDN
- a CDS encoding DUF4440 domain-containing protein, producing the protein MNDATPYLDEVIQAHEAIERWFAVEEDDAALQRLLARFSPRFTMVTPLGRTLDVDALRLLFRAAGGQKKGFRIQLSELRVIALHQRGATVSYREQQTDASGVHTDRRSTVVFEKLESGRVFWLHLQETFCAE